In Paenibacillus sp. G2S3, a single window of DNA contains:
- a CDS encoding EAL domain-containing protein produces MKQCRLLLLISILFMLLPPTAIHAERKEIEYQVELEYPPYKYIKDGYMTGFDIELSNMIFEKQDYDVHYSTGKWPDVYNRLVQGDIETAGLMAVTEGRKQELLFSEPVFKSYISIYARRGLKGEIDLNKLGGYKIGLGDGQYSETVLNGNLGINDYVEFATIPEALEALERGEIDLLFENQEVVDYLLVEQGKTDSIIKEMNNLYPRDVAFAINKSRPELVSYINERMEELQHSGAFEELYQNYFFVHSDYYKGMIHKRWVYGAILLFCLLVLGGVLLKMNINRLRRAVYSEHQFFEDVIEHSGMVVWAVQADKKVVRFNKFAERMTGLSEKEVLGVNIEDIDGLKGSTAAIRDLLIRAIRYENVSNVEIKLPDQSSEARYFSFRTALLKGLDKQAADIFVLVGVDIDNRKQNELRLQLSYRELEATYEELSATEVDLQEQFNRLQISERRFRLTTEGSGAYMWEFDLETRRFNLSDRWYDLVGYTKDEINSFEEGAFSIVHPDDLASTCKLKHDHLEGVTPIFETEFRMITKDNQIVWFEVRGKATVNPKDEVLLFMGSLIDISERKQAELKLSNSYQELGATYEQLATTQQELLVQYNMLLDNQKHMHRLAYVDALSNLPNRLCLLETMENYLKHPGGKFALLFLDSDNFKYINDTLGHKSGDVLIRKASERLQSLMREGDMLSRLGGDEFVIFIKDTEDREAVLNLAERIMRAFRQSFLIGESNLYVSLSIGISFYPEDGETTEQILSNADVAMYRAKEDGKGTYVVYDKSMHTAFNERMNIEKHLRSAMNNNEFELNYQPQMDIESGFISGFEALIRWNSPSLGSVSPLSFIKIAEDSRLIIDIGEWVLRESCVFMKGIQDLTGVPYKISVNISIIQLFQNDFIEMVQDSLAVSGLNPSCLELEITESIFMKSFESILGKLQFLKSKGISIALDDFGTGYSSLSYLQQLPISTLKMDKTFIDSLSEKANSQSFVQSIIQLGHNMGLKVVAEGVEDAIQMDLLKQLGCDKVQGYLISRPVPKQAVVGLLETQRRYEV; encoded by the coding sequence ATGAAGCAGTGCAGACTGTTGCTTCTGATTAGCATTCTATTTATGCTCTTACCTCCTACTGCCATTCACGCCGAAAGAAAGGAGATCGAATATCAAGTAGAGCTGGAATATCCACCTTATAAATATATAAAAGATGGGTACATGACCGGTTTTGATATTGAATTGAGTAATATGATCTTTGAGAAGCAGGATTACGATGTCCACTACAGTACAGGGAAGTGGCCTGATGTGTATAATCGGCTCGTTCAGGGAGATATCGAAACAGCGGGTCTAATGGCAGTAACGGAAGGACGAAAACAAGAGTTGTTATTTTCGGAACCTGTTTTCAAAAGCTATATTTCCATCTACGCAAGGCGAGGGCTTAAAGGTGAGATCGATTTAAATAAGCTTGGAGGTTATAAGATAGGTCTAGGAGACGGGCAGTATTCTGAAACAGTCCTGAACGGGAATTTGGGAATTAATGATTACGTAGAATTTGCTACGATTCCTGAAGCCTTGGAGGCTTTAGAAAGAGGGGAGATCGACCTTTTATTTGAGAATCAGGAGGTGGTCGATTATCTGCTCGTTGAACAGGGGAAGACGGACAGTATTATTAAGGAAATGAATAATCTTTATCCAAGGGATGTAGCTTTTGCAATCAATAAGTCTAGACCGGAGTTAGTTTCTTATATTAACGAGAGAATGGAGGAATTACAGCATTCGGGTGCTTTTGAAGAATTGTACCAGAACTATTTTTTCGTTCATTCTGATTATTATAAAGGCATGATCCACAAAAGATGGGTTTACGGAGCTATCCTTCTATTCTGTCTTCTTGTGCTGGGTGGAGTCCTGCTTAAAATGAATATTAATCGTTTACGGCGTGCTGTTTATTCGGAGCATCAATTTTTTGAGGATGTTATAGAGCATAGTGGTATGGTAGTTTGGGCGGTGCAGGCAGATAAAAAGGTAGTGCGGTTTAACAAGTTCGCTGAGAGGATGACAGGTTTAAGCGAAAAAGAGGTGCTGGGAGTAAATATTGAGGATATCGATGGTCTAAAAGGTAGTACGGCTGCAATCCGTGATCTTCTGATACGGGCAATACGGTATGAAAATGTTAGCAACGTAGAAATTAAGCTCCCAGACCAGTCATCTGAAGCGCGATATTTCTCATTCCGGACAGCCTTATTAAAAGGACTTGATAAGCAAGCAGCTGATATCTTTGTACTTGTAGGTGTGGATATCGATAATCGTAAACAAAATGAGCTGAGGCTACAGCTAAGTTATAGGGAATTGGAAGCTACATACGAAGAGCTGTCAGCGACAGAGGTCGATCTACAGGAACAATTTAATAGGCTTCAAATCAGTGAACGACGTTTCCGGCTCACCACAGAAGGCTCTGGTGCATATATGTGGGAGTTTGATTTGGAGACGAGACGTTTTAATTTATCAGATCGATGGTATGATCTCGTAGGTTACACGAAGGATGAAATCAACTCGTTTGAAGAGGGAGCGTTTAGTATTGTTCATCCCGATGACCTAGCTTCAACCTGTAAGCTTAAACATGATCACCTTGAGGGTGTTACACCTATTTTCGAAACGGAGTTCCGCATGATTACCAAAGATAATCAAATCGTGTGGTTTGAAGTTAGGGGTAAGGCTACCGTTAATCCAAAGGATGAAGTTCTGTTATTCATGGGCTCCTTAATTGATATCAGCGAGCGGAAGCAAGCGGAGCTTAAACTGAGCAACAGCTACCAAGAACTTGGGGCGACCTATGAACAGCTCGCGACCACTCAACAGGAGCTTCTAGTACAATATAATATGCTTCTAGACAATCAGAAACATATGCATCGTCTGGCTTATGTAGATGCGCTCAGTAATTTACCTAACCGTTTATGCCTGCTGGAGACCATGGAGAATTACCTAAAGCATCCGGGAGGGAAATTTGCACTACTGTTTCTAGATTCAGATAATTTCAAATACATCAACGATACCTTGGGTCATAAATCCGGGGATGTACTCATTCGGAAGGCTAGTGAGAGGTTGCAGTCACTGATGCGGGAAGGAGATATGCTCTCACGGCTAGGTGGAGATGAATTTGTTATTTTTATTAAGGATACAGAGGACCGAGAGGCTGTATTGAATCTGGCAGAGCGTATAATGAGAGCGTTCAGGCAGTCCTTTTTGATAGGAGAGAGTAATCTGTACGTCTCGTTAAGCATCGGAATTTCCTTTTACCCAGAGGATGGAGAGACGACCGAGCAAATTTTGAGCAATGCGGATGTGGCGATGTACCGTGCGAAAGAGGACGGCAAGGGAACTTATGTAGTCTATGATAAATCGATGCATACAGCGTTTAATGAACGAATGAATATAGAGAAGCATTTGCGTAGTGCTATGAACAACAATGAATTTGAACTGAACTATCAGCCCCAGATGGATATCGAGTCCGGATTCATCTCAGGCTTTGAAGCTTTAATTCGTTGGAACAGCCCATCGCTTGGTTCTGTATCTCCACTTTCGTTTATAAAAATTGCTGAGGATTCCAGACTGATCATCGATATAGGTGAATGGGTGCTTCGCGAATCTTGCGTCTTTATGAAGGGTATTCAAGATCTTACAGGTGTTCCTTATAAAATATCGGTCAACATTTCGATTATTCAGTTATTCCAGAACGATTTTATCGAGATGGTACAGGATAGTCTGGCTGTAAGTGGCCTAAATCCAAGCTGTCTTGAGCTGGAAATCACGGAGTCTATTTTTATGAAATCATTTGAGAGTATTCTGGGTAAGCTGCAGTTTCTTAAATCTAAGGGAATTAGTATCGCCTTGGATGATTTCGGAACGGGTTACTCATCACTTAGCTATTTGCAGCAATTGCCGATTTCAACGCTCAAGATGGATAAAACCTTTATTGATTCGCTCTCAGAAAAAGCTAACAGCCAGTCTTTTGTACAGTCAATTATACAGCTGGGGCATAATATGGGACTGAAAGTCGTAGCAGAGGGTGTAGAAGACGCTATTCAGATGGATTTGCTCAAGCAATTAGGCTGCGACAAGGTTCAAGGCTACCTGATTAGCAGACCTGTGCCAAAGCAGGCTGTCGTAGGGCTTTTGGAAACACAGAGGCGCTATGAGGTATAG
- a CDS encoding GGDEF domain-containing protein — MHTTSQTPHQTHWNRVLLNAFWIILIVDLSIHMLVPLCLWDQYSDTLTMGQFIAQSVIPDFIIVTLIIILECIYRWRPLWSELAITVTSHLFALLMIINLNDELYVKSLIMLLPLLVSMIYMKCSYMIASSAVCLLYTIILFIKASNLGYVPITQTIIISLIFAATALAGLAVIGRGRDLMRSLENSVKSEQELRIQNIIMDRLSKIDPLTDLYNHKTFHEYLGWLIDHQQINPFPMQLAVMDIDNFKKVNDSYGHSVGDIVLQKVAAILLEHVGPDDFAARFGGEEFVVILTAKTLDHSHEIMKQMLTAISDTPFAEMDSRSVTVSIGMHDFTSTDSKNSTFQKADDALYEAKKTGKNKIVIS; from the coding sequence ATGCATACTACATCTCAAACTCCTCATCAGACCCATTGGAATCGCGTGCTTCTCAATGCATTCTGGATCATCCTGATTGTGGATTTAAGTATTCATATGCTTGTTCCTCTATGCTTATGGGACCAATATTCGGATACCCTAACCATGGGACAGTTTATTGCACAGTCGGTGATTCCTGATTTCATCATAGTGACTTTAATCATTATTCTGGAATGTATCTATAGATGGAGACCCCTATGGTCCGAGCTAGCGATTACAGTAACGAGCCATTTATTTGCGCTTCTGATGATCATCAATCTCAACGATGAACTGTATGTTAAGTCATTAATTATGCTGCTGCCGCTGCTTGTATCCATGATCTATATGAAGTGTAGTTATATGATAGCTTCTTCTGCTGTTTGTCTACTGTACACGATCATTTTATTCATCAAGGCATCTAATCTCGGGTACGTACCCATCACCCAAACTATCATTATTTCACTTATTTTTGCAGCTACTGCTTTAGCAGGCTTGGCAGTTATCGGTCGTGGGCGTGATTTGATGCGATCCCTGGAGAACTCCGTAAAGTCAGAACAGGAACTCCGCATTCAGAATATAATCATGGACCGACTATCTAAGATCGATCCTCTGACTGACCTTTATAATCATAAGACGTTTCATGAATACTTGGGGTGGCTGATCGATCATCAGCAGATTAATCCATTTCCCATGCAGCTAGCCGTTATGGACATCGACAACTTCAAAAAAGTAAATGATTCCTATGGGCACTCTGTCGGAGATATCGTATTGCAAAAGGTTGCAGCGATCCTCCTCGAGCATGTCGGTCCCGATGATTTCGCGGCTCGCTTCGGCGGAGAAGAATTTGTCGTCATTCTGACTGCTAAAACCCTTGATCACTCTCATGAAATTATGAAGCAGATGCTAACAGCCATCTCCGATACCCCTTTTGCGGAAATGGACAGCAGAAGCGTAACCGTCAGTATCGGTATGCACGATTTCACAAGTACAGATTCCAAGAATTCTACGTTTCAGAAAGCAGATGATGCACTTTACGAGGCTAAGAAAACAGGGAAGAACAAAATCGTAATCAGCTAA
- a CDS encoding methyl-accepting chemotaxis protein, protein MMQIRRSQIFVVVLLLLVSVYSLLIDMFWIHKLVIILLMASLGWVLLNLSRYGDRKEVLLKESKSKVELLGNEIVVTSDRLHGALEEISRHTEELQRTADYSHEYEMDLRIRSNEAKANIEGAYQTMGGVASVTAHIEELTERLGSNMKYARQGMTTMVDSLSIADAVMKDLQTQSEDMLTKFTTLSNHIAMVEEINTLINSIVNETSLLALNASIEAARAGEQGRGFAVVASRIRQLADQSKSSVDRSSGILLDINNGVQQVLESVTKEQASVERGVNEVGTVKLRLDDIASRVDEVGSAVTETIDAAAKQGKLIVEVTTELSGAVAIVNETIANVDLTLEQVTQQRNQIGQLNEVSANLLAESQSLQQSVTSLAGREDIEMSQYAARLQEMKNLLETISVKEELFSPDTEIHQGVLTSYIKKIPDVQAIWSNRTDGTFIYSEPAAGLLNAKRRDWWNGAINEGEFVSKPYVSAITKRSCITLSRAIKNGQGDVVGVVGIDLAV, encoded by the coding sequence ATGATGCAGATTCGTCGAAGCCAGATTTTCGTAGTCGTCCTGTTGCTCCTTGTCAGTGTTTACAGTTTGTTGATAGACATGTTCTGGATACATAAGCTGGTAATCATCCTGCTTATGGCTTCTCTAGGCTGGGTCCTACTAAATTTATCCCGCTACGGTGATCGTAAAGAAGTGCTGCTGAAGGAATCTAAGAGTAAAGTGGAGCTGCTTGGCAATGAGATTGTAGTTACTTCGGACCGACTGCATGGTGCACTCGAAGAAATCAGTCGTCATACAGAAGAGCTGCAGCGGACAGCGGATTATTCACACGAATATGAGATGGATTTGCGGATTCGCAGTAACGAAGCTAAAGCTAACATTGAAGGTGCTTATCAGACAATGGGCGGAGTGGCATCCGTTACGGCACATATCGAAGAGTTGACGGAGAGACTGGGGTCAAATATGAAATACGCCCGTCAAGGGATGACAACCATGGTTGATTCGTTGAGCATTGCAGATGCTGTGATGAAGGATTTGCAGACGCAGAGCGAAGACATGTTAACTAAGTTCACTACCTTGAGTAATCATATTGCGATGGTAGAGGAGATCAACACACTGATTAACTCGATTGTAAATGAGACCTCCTTGCTTGCGCTGAATGCTTCTATTGAAGCGGCCCGGGCTGGGGAGCAGGGGCGCGGATTTGCGGTGGTGGCCAGCCGAATTCGGCAGCTGGCTGATCAAAGCAAGAGCTCGGTAGACCGTTCCTCTGGGATCTTGCTCGACATTAATAACGGAGTACAGCAGGTGCTGGAATCCGTTACGAAAGAGCAAGCTTCAGTGGAACGTGGGGTGAACGAGGTCGGCACTGTGAAGCTTCGACTCGATGATATCGCTTCGAGAGTCGATGAGGTAGGCAGCGCCGTGACGGAAACTATCGATGCTGCCGCGAAGCAGGGCAAGCTGATTGTAGAAGTGACGACGGAGCTGAGTGGGGCAGTGGCTATCGTAAACGAGACGATTGCCAATGTGGATCTTACGCTGGAACAGGTGACACAGCAGCGGAACCAAATCGGGCAGCTGAACGAAGTCAGCGCCAATCTGTTAGCGGAGTCGCAATCGTTGCAGCAATCGGTTACTAGCCTAGCGGGCAGAGAAGACATCGAGATGAGCCAATATGCAGCCCGGCTTCAGGAAATGAAGAATCTCTTGGAGACAATTTCAGTGAAGGAAGAGCTGTTCTCCCCGGATACTGAAATTCATCAAGGTGTTCTGACCTCTTATATTAAAAAAATTCCCGATGTACAGGCCATTTGGTCCAATCGGACGGATGGGACCTTTATCTATTCCGAGCCAGCGGCTGGCCTCTTGAATGCCAAGCGGCGTGATTGGTGGAATGGGGCTATAAATGAAGGCGAATTTGTTTCTAAACCTTATGTTTCAGCAATCACTAAGCGTTCGTGTATTACATTGTCCAGAGCGATTAAGAATGGTCAGGGAGATGTCGTTGGGGTAGTTGGTATCGATTTGGCAGTTTAA
- a CDS encoding nucleotidyltransferase family protein — translation MMDILENARSLELPDWWVCAGFVRAKIWDTLHGFEERTPLPDVDVIYYDDSNIQEDVEKEWEARLRSLNPAIPWSVKNEARMHTVNQLPPYKSAVDAISKFPETATALGLSLDSSGKIILVAPHGISDVIHVVLRPTQHFTENPSLLPIYEQRVIKKNWQATWKQLQISSI, via the coding sequence ATGATGGATATATTAGAAAATGCTAGATCCCTTGAGCTACCCGATTGGTGGGTTTGTGCTGGCTTTGTACGTGCAAAAATCTGGGATACCCTACATGGCTTCGAAGAACGGACACCTTTGCCAGATGTTGATGTTATTTATTATGACGACAGCAATATTCAAGAGGACGTAGAAAAAGAATGGGAGGCGAGACTACGCAGCCTGAATCCTGCTATTCCTTGGTCTGTTAAAAATGAAGCAAGAATGCACACCGTAAATCAACTCCCACCTTATAAATCAGCTGTAGATGCGATCTCCAAATTTCCGGAAACCGCCACAGCGCTTGGACTCTCCCTAGATTCATCGGGTAAAATCATCCTAGTCGCTCCACACGGAATTTCCGACGTTATTCATGTAGTATTACGACCTACCCAACATTTTACTGAAAACCCGAGCTTACTCCCTATTTATGAACAACGTGTTATTAAGAAGAACTGGCAGGCGACGTGGAAACAGTTGCAGATCAGCAGTATCTAA
- a CDS encoding sensor histidine kinase translates to MCLFVLTRLPRFKEIFQKGTYAPQELAIATTIFSLFAIFGTYSGINVEGSLVNVRIIAIVSGGILFGPWVGLITGIISGVHRFLIDIGGVTSLPCLITSITAGIVSGIIYRRTSGERRWMAGILAGMACEALTMLLILVMAEPSSLGVDIVSKIAFPMIMSQISVGLIVMLVQSVEGEKERIAAKQSKLALDIANKTLPYFRNINPESLRTICQIIKEDIGADAVAITDTRFILAYVGVGEEDYTTTNEIITEETKVTLSSGEITIRNDDSDYVNPEIKSLIIIPLKEKSEVTGALKIYYTRAHKITYSLQAMAVGLSQMISTLMEVSRVEGIKEMANKAELKALQTSINPHFLFNALNAIASSIRINPDKARELIVNLSGYMRYNLELTDEFIEIKRELQQVQQYVEIEKARFGSRLNVLYDIDEVQVRIPSLIIQPLVENAIIHGILKVRGTGTVTISVKDRGDNVRVGIRDTGAGISEETIEKVYTGDMPENKIGLFNVHQRVKLIYGTGLTIQRLDKGTDIFFDVKKEGL, encoded by the coding sequence ATGTGTCTGTTTGTGCTGACTCGTCTGCCGCGGTTTAAAGAGATTTTTCAAAAAGGAACCTACGCCCCGCAGGAGCTTGCCATAGCGACGACGATATTCAGTTTATTCGCCATCTTTGGTACCTATAGTGGGATTAATGTGGAAGGCTCGCTTGTGAATGTGCGAATTATCGCCATTGTGTCCGGTGGAATTTTGTTCGGGCCATGGGTAGGACTCATAACAGGCATCATCTCAGGGGTTCACCGTTTTCTGATTGATATCGGAGGGGTAACCTCTCTTCCTTGTCTGATTACGAGTATCACCGCAGGGATTGTATCAGGGATAATCTACCGCCGCACTTCTGGTGAACGTCGCTGGATGGCCGGTATTTTAGCTGGGATGGCCTGTGAAGCCCTGACGATGCTGCTCATTCTGGTGATGGCTGAACCGTCGTCGCTGGGTGTTGATATCGTGTCCAAAATAGCTTTTCCGATGATTATGAGCCAGATTAGTGTCGGTCTGATTGTCATGCTAGTGCAGAGTGTGGAAGGTGAAAAGGAACGGATTGCGGCGAAGCAGTCCAAGCTGGCACTGGATATTGCCAATAAGACCTTGCCTTATTTTCGCAATATTAATCCCGAGTCGCTTCGTACCATCTGCCAAATTATCAAAGAAGATATCGGCGCAGATGCGGTAGCTATTACAGATACTAGATTCATACTCGCTTACGTTGGTGTTGGAGAAGAGGATTATACTACGACCAATGAAATTATTACTGAAGAAACTAAAGTGACGTTGTCCAGTGGTGAAATTACCATCCGTAATGACGATAGTGATTATGTGAATCCGGAGATTAAATCGCTGATTATTATTCCATTGAAGGAAAAAAGCGAAGTGACGGGAGCGCTCAAAATCTATTACACCAGAGCGCACAAGATTACTTATTCTCTCCAAGCTATGGCTGTAGGTTTGTCGCAAATGATCTCTACGCTAATGGAAGTATCGCGGGTTGAGGGCATTAAAGAAATGGCGAACAAAGCGGAGCTAAAGGCGCTGCAGACCAGCATTAACCCACACTTCCTGTTCAATGCGCTGAACGCGATTGCGTCCTCGATTCGGATTAACCCGGATAAGGCGCGCGAGCTGATCGTGAATCTGTCCGGTTATATGAGATACAATCTGGAGCTGACGGATGAATTCATTGAGATTAAGCGCGAGCTGCAGCAGGTTCAACAATACGTAGAGATTGAAAAAGCGCGCTTCGGAAGCCGTCTGAACGTGCTTTATGATATTGATGAGGTTCAGGTTCGAATTCCGAGTCTGATCATCCAGCCGCTTGTAGAGAATGCGATCATACATGGCATACTGAAGGTAAGAGGGACAGGGACGGTGACCATTTCTGTTAAGGATCGAGGGGACAACGTACGGGTTGGCATTCGGGATACCGGAGCTGGCATCAGTGAAGAAACCATAGAGAAGGTCTATACTGGCGATATGCCAGAGAATAAAATCGGACTGTTTAATGTACATCAACGGGTTAAGCTAATCTATGGTACTGGACTTACGATTCAGAGATTGGATAAAGGGACGGACATCTTTTTTGATGTCAAAAAGGAGGGGCTATGA
- a CDS encoding LytTR family DNA-binding domain-containing protein yields the protein MRAIIVEDEELARQELAYLIEAHSGIEITAQFEDGLDALKYLQSDTVDVIFLDINIPSIDGVLLAQNISRFSVKPYIVFITAYKEHAAEAFEIEAFDYILKPYSEVRIKAMLHKLEGVFAARGRQGEEERNPVSDKVNLWKNEKIIVVNADDIYYASAQEKSTSVMTKGEEYSMALSISDFYNRLPEDRFFRCHRSYIVNLSKIKEIIPWFNNTYLLRLHDLEFEVPVSRSKVKEFRQIMRL from the coding sequence ATGAGAGCGATCATCGTAGAGGATGAAGAGCTGGCAAGACAGGAGCTGGCTTATTTAATAGAGGCACACAGCGGGATCGAAATAACGGCACAGTTCGAAGATGGACTGGATGCGCTAAAATATTTGCAGAGTGACACGGTAGATGTGATTTTTCTAGATATTAATATCCCATCGATCGATGGAGTGCTGTTAGCTCAGAATATCAGTAGATTCTCGGTAAAACCTTACATAGTATTTATTACTGCGTATAAGGAGCATGCCGCCGAGGCGTTTGAGATTGAAGCGTTTGACTATATTCTTAAACCCTACAGTGAGGTTCGCATTAAGGCAATGCTGCACAAGCTGGAAGGAGTATTCGCCGCCCGCGGCCGACAAGGGGAAGAGGAACGTAATCCGGTCAGTGATAAGGTAAACCTATGGAAAAATGAAAAGATTATCGTAGTGAATGCTGATGATATTTATTACGCCTCCGCGCAGGAGAAAAGTACAAGTGTAATGACTAAAGGTGAGGAATATAGTATGGCGCTCAGCATCAGCGATTTCTATAATAGACTGCCGGAGGATCGTTTTTTTCGCTGTCATCGTTCCTATATTGTTAACCTGTCCAAGATCAAGGAAATCATCCCTTGGTTTAACAATACGTACTTGCTGCGCCTGCATGATTTGGAGTTTGAGGTGCCGGTAAGTCGTAGCAAGGTAAAGGAATTCAGGCAGATCATGCGCCTATAA
- a CDS encoding OFA family MFS transporter has translation MDNKNAKRWLIVLGTVIMQMGLGTIYTWSLFNAHLVTKFGWELNSVSITFSITSFALAFATLFAGKLQDRFGLRRLTAAAGIVLGLGLILSSQANSLLMFYVLAGVIVGFADGTAYITSLSNLIKWFPNNKGLISGVSVGAYGTGSLIFKYINGSLIDSVGVSNTFMYWGMIVMVMIVIGSLLVREAPVQAASLGATATSTIAKPKDYTVKEMLRTKEAYLLFIIFFTACMCGLYLIGIVKDIGVQLAGLDVQTAANAVAMIAIFNTAGRLILGALSDKMSRLKLVGASLAVTAAAMLTLSYATLNFGLFFTCVAAIAFCFGGNITVFPAIVSDFFGLKNHSKNYGIVYQGFGIGALSGSFIAVFLGGFKPTFVIFGLLCLLACIIAISLKPPVEKAKEKKALRLKASERTA, from the coding sequence ATGGACAACAAAAACGCCAAACGGTGGCTTATCGTATTAGGAACAGTAATTATGCAGATGGGTCTAGGTACCATTTATACATGGAGCTTGTTCAATGCACATCTGGTAACAAAATTCGGGTGGGAGCTTAATTCTGTTTCGATTACGTTTTCGATCACGAGCTTTGCACTCGCTTTTGCGACTTTGTTCGCAGGGAAATTGCAGGATCGTTTTGGTCTTCGTCGGTTAACTGCCGCCGCAGGGATTGTGCTTGGTCTAGGATTGATTCTTAGCTCTCAGGCGAATTCGCTTCTAATGTTCTATGTATTGGCTGGTGTAATCGTTGGTTTTGCAGACGGAACAGCTTATATCACTTCATTATCTAACTTAATTAAATGGTTTCCGAATAATAAAGGCTTAATCTCCGGTGTGTCCGTGGGTGCTTACGGAACGGGGAGCTTGATTTTTAAATATATCAATGGTAGTTTGATCGACTCGGTGGGTGTGTCTAATACGTTTATGTATTGGGGCATGATTGTTATGGTGATGATTGTAATCGGTTCCTTACTCGTCAGAGAAGCTCCAGTACAAGCGGCATCACTGGGTGCAACAGCAACATCGACTATCGCTAAACCAAAAGACTACACGGTAAAAGAAATGCTACGCACGAAAGAAGCTTATCTGTTGTTCATTATTTTCTTTACCGCTTGTATGTGTGGCCTGTATTTGATCGGTATTGTAAAAGACATCGGCGTGCAGCTGGCTGGACTTGATGTACAGACTGCAGCTAATGCGGTAGCAATGATTGCGATTTTTAATACAGCAGGACGTTTGATCTTAGGCGCCTTGTCTGACAAAATGAGCCGTTTGAAGCTGGTAGGTGCTTCGCTTGCTGTAACGGCAGCCGCTATGTTGACCCTTAGCTATGCAACGCTGAATTTCGGACTGTTCTTCACTTGTGTAGCAGCCATTGCATTCTGCTTCGGGGGTAACATTACAGTGTTCCCGGCCATTGTCAGTGACTTCTTTGGTCTTAAGAACCACAGTAAGAACTACGGGATTGTCTACCAAGGTTTCGGTATCGGAGCTCTTTCCGGTTCGTTCATCGCCGTCTTCCTGGGCGGGTTTAAACCTACTTTCGTCATCTTTGGTCTCTTGTGTCTGCTGGCCTGCATCATCGCGATTTCTCTGAAACCGCCAGTGGAGAAAGCGAAAGAGAAGAAAGCGCTTCGGCTCAAAGCTTCAGAGCGGACGGCTTAA
- a CDS encoding RNA polymerase sigma factor gives MLTSPQDPLDPKELEELIISIQKGNIERYVFIVRVFQTPIYRYCYRLLENKQDAEDAVQDILVKGYQSIHQYKSQMNFSAWLYRIAYHHCLNLLRRRRLQKRVMSIFKPEFMSASPEQELDDRLFNPSLSTALAQLSLEERNMLVLRVFEEKSYAEISEILGVSPNALTKRMNRIKLKVQEAMKSEEEIRWNEPQSAMNTKM, from the coding sequence GTGCTTACATCGCCACAGGATCCGCTAGACCCAAAGGAGCTGGAAGAGTTAATCATTAGTATTCAAAAGGGAAATATCGAGCGGTATGTTTTTATCGTTAGAGTTTTCCAAACGCCGATTTACCGCTATTGCTATCGTTTGTTAGAAAACAAGCAGGACGCGGAGGACGCGGTTCAGGATATTTTGGTAAAGGGCTATCAATCTATCCATCAATACAAGTCGCAGATGAATTTTTCGGCATGGCTCTATCGTATCGCCTATCATCATTGCTTAAACCTGCTGCGCAGACGGCGTTTGCAAAAGCGAGTCATGAGTATCTTCAAGCCTGAATTTATGTCTGCAAGTCCTGAACAAGAGCTGGATGATCGGTTGTTTAATCCATCGTTGTCAACTGCATTAGCGCAGTTGTCACTGGAAGAGAGGAATATGCTTGTATTGCGAGTCTTTGAAGAGAAGAGTTATGCGGAGATAAGCGAAATTCTTGGAGTCAGTCCTAATGCACTGACAAAGAGGATGAATCGGATCAAGCTGAAGGTGCAGGAAGCTATGAAGTCGGAGGAGGAGATCAGATGGAACGAACCACAATCAGCGATGAATACCAAGATGTAA